Proteins encoded together in one Plutella xylostella chromosome 17, ilPluXylo3.1, whole genome shotgun sequence window:
- the LOC105384080 gene encoding histone acetyltransferase KAT8 yields the protein MAKGDKDLEKPIVNNELPNPECRSTDQDDGESQQEQPLDIGEHYLVRRSDESWHPAEIIQTRYNNADSCYEYYVHYVGYDRRLDEWVSRHRVMSDRFDMCEQSNNSINSDHLLTDKSGRKITRNQKRKHDEINHVQKSYAEMDPTTAALEKEHEAITKVKYIDRIQIGKYEIDTWYFSPYPDEYGKQSKLWLCEYCLKYMRMEKTYRQHVNECTSRQPQGSEIYRKGTIAIFEADGKEHKIYCQNLCLLAKLFLDHKTLYFDIEQFLFYILCEVDKQGAHLVGYFSKEKDSPEGNNVACILTLPPYQRQGYGKLLIAFSYELSRLEQVVGSPEKPLSDLGKLSYRSYWSYILLEVLSASRGTLSIKDLSSMTGISQTDIISTLQSMNMVKYWKGQHVICVTPKIVAEQLASSHFKKPRLCVDPSALRWTPPNKQGNSTKAKK from the coding sequence ATGGCTAAAGGCGATAAAGATCTCGAAAAACCTATAGTGAATAATGAATTACCGAATCCTGAGTGCCGGAGCACAGATCAAGATGATGGGGAGTCTCAACAGGAGCAACCATTGGACATTGGGGAGCATTATTTGGTCCGGCGTTCGGATGAGTCATGGCACCCGGCGGAGATCATTCAGACTCGGTACAATAATGCAGACTCCTGTTACGAATACTACGTGCACTATGTGGGCTACGATCGCCGGCTTGACGAATGGGTTTCCCGCCATCGAGTTATGTCCGATAGGTTTGACATGTGCGAACAATCTAACAACAGCATAAACTCGGACCATCTCCTCACAGATAAATCCGGTCGCAAAATAACGCGGAACCAGAAACGTAAACATGACGAGATCAACCACGTCCAGAAATCCTATGCGGAGATGGACCCCACCACTGCAGCATTGGAAAAAGAACACGAAGCTATCACCAAAGTAAAATACATAGACAGAATACAAATTGGCAAATATGAAATAGATACATGGTATTTTAGCCCCTATCCTGATGAATACGGAAAACAGTCAAAACTATGGCTTTGTgaatattgtttaaaatacatGAGAATggaaaaaacatacagacaaCATGTAAATGAATGCACCTCCAGACAGCCTCAAGGAAGCGAAATCTATAGAAAAGGTACAATAGCTATATTCGAAGCTGACGGTAAGGAACATAAGATCTATTGCCAAAATTTGTGTTTACTAGCAAAACTGTTCTTGGACCACAAGACCCTTTACTTTGACATAGAGCAGTTTTTGTTTTACATTCTCTGTGAAGTGGACAAACAAGGAGCCCACCTGGTGGGGTACTTCTCCAAAGAGAAGGATTCTCCGGAAGGCAACAATGTGGCGTGCATACTGACACTACCTCCGTACCAGAGACAAGGCTATGGGAAGCTGCTCATCGCATTTAGCTATGAACTCTCAAGATTAGAGCAAGTGGTAGGAAGCCCAGAAAAACCCTTGTCAGACCTTGGGAAACTAAGCTATAGGTCCTACTGGTCATATATCCTCCTGGAAGTGTTGAGTGCCAGCCGAGGGACATTAAGTATTAAAGATTTAAGCTCTATGACAGGCATATCTCAAACAGATATAATTTCAACTCTCCAATCCATGAACATGGTGAAATACTGGAAGGGACAGCATGTCATCTGTGTTACTCCAAAGATAGTGGCCGAGCAATTGGCCAGTTCCCACTTCAAAAAACCCAGGCTGTGTGTAGACCCCTCAGCATTACGCTGGACTCCACCTAACAAACAAGGAAACTCAACTAAGGCTAAAAAGTAG